A stretch of Acropora palmata chromosome 9, jaAcrPala1.3, whole genome shotgun sequence DNA encodes these proteins:
- the LOC141891997 gene encoding uncharacterized protein LOC141891997 isoform X2 — translation MQFVDIRAKFALWWLFNLFQFSEGRTDFTMKPPRTVYGILNGNVVFHWKFAFGNTNDRLHFHEIVWGVTDRKRISNKYITVLKNGNQIINPALDITLKTRLNATSNISQHECSWKFVLKKAKREDEKITYGSAIDVDGITFRDGPIHIILQIPPAITDHSKPTNDVEEGDDVRLFCKATGDPKPSIEWRKDGVVLQRSNKSTEIWIQKIYLKDSGSYICTALNNAGSVSYSVLVRVLRYRPYIDKNSSSNTVVKSWIGHEIILKCAVDANPAASFTWFQDGRLISRNANSTHNIGTLSIKPIKITAFGRYSCKTENVKGIAWHNITVEQLYTPSPPIINTMKPALFSITTTWNISLDEGGSPVLDYRIILLDMNNHVLRNRSGNTETNYTIQNLKHNTTYIIYVQARNVVGYGKAVNRTVLTLAADPPRVLAITAVPSMWAVNISWNSTNDNTGIKIQGHRIILTDTVSGQQREFITGNVSSLFVTKLRHNRTYQVTVQASNEDGYGRFQMRNFTTLQADPPGPPVVEVIPRGPFALAVRWNSSTQDLYNIKILDYILKVFDGPFAKQIHTAITNTSLIVKNLSRNRTYVIEIQARNEVGYGEVANISATTSLVGPPDAPSIINITVYGKSCFLQWETPYNGESSIQAYTISVWILKRNKNEEKSKKWLRQWNTTKTNYKMDLKWGVNYTIAVSAWNKYGQSLYGIEEHLSTGTFNPATESTKTKTTASLSTSSDTKQGKETMPSTSLTKTPTIKSGIGTANTRNMVKKEWEISNKNSFTHLAPLWIVVIVFTIPATLFMLWKATQKLKLCCKKPISLTGTRQLPHTESESSSITMEEVKQNKGKDSHERIKKIVEMKLNHGYNDDENEPHLMKPMSQLENNVYNHLHHTSSNSGLNEHKSLANTNQVILVKPTKRRDTEPESGRVKRTPKHVYSQFPHSGSFVTRQSTTPREYSNNTPSKCQWEISRDRLNLQRIICRGQYAVFKKGFAFNLNNDGNWVPVSVKTLDCSSGEINELQRKDLLSELSLMERLPPHKHVIQLLACITEKEPLCIITEFATFGDLLGFLRKKRGVEDNYYNIDYLPRRSLDSNQLIKFASDIADGMAYLHSAKVVHRDLAARNVLLDENLTCKVTNFGLTRDIRGPDLYKKTPGGRLPVKWTAIESLLHGLYTSKSDVWSFGVVLHEIVTIGGSPYPVMESLELIDRLESGYRMEKPHHITDELYSIMLSCWIEDPNMRPSFAQLHTTLGQLATKDKDCIDLRTYKRKLYEKIQTPEDRKQILT, via the exons ATGCAGTTTGTTGACATAAGAGCAAAGTTTGCATTGTGGTGGTTATTCAACCTCTTCCAGTTCAGTGAAGGGC GAACAGACTTCACAATGAAGCCTCCAAGGACAGTTTATGGCATCCTAAATGGGAATGTAGTTTTTCATTGGAAATTTGCGTTTGGTAACACTAACGATCGATTGCACTTTCACGAAATAGTTTGGGGAGTAACAGACAGAAAGAGAATTAGCAACAAATACATCACCGTACTCAAGAACGGAAATCAAATAATTAACCCTGCACTGGACATAACGTTGAAAACCAGGCTAAATGCAACGTCAAATATTTCCCAACACGAATGCAGCTGGAAGTTCGTgttaaaaaaggccaaaagaGAAGACGAGAAAATTACTTACGGTAGTGCGATAGATGTGGATGGGATAACCTTCAGGGATGGACCGATACACATCATACTTCAAA TTCCGCCTGCAATCACAGATCATTCAAAACCGACCAATGATGTTGAAGAAGGTGATGACGTGCGATTATTCTGCAAAGCAACTGGAGATCCTAAGCCTTCCATAGAATGGAGAAAAGACGGCGTAGTTTTACAAAGAAGCAACAAATCAACAGAAATTTGGATACAGAAGATTTATCTAAAAGACAGTGGTAGCTATATTTGCACAGCACTGAACAACGCGGGATCAGTATCCTACAGCGTTCTTGTGAGAGTTTTACGGT ATCGGCCTTACATCgacaaaaattcttcttcaaATACTGTCGTAAAATCCTGGATCGGTCAcgaaattattttaaagtgTGCTGTTGATGCAAATCCTGCTGCTAGTTTTACCTGGTTTCAAGATGGCCGACTGATCTCGAGGAATGCTAACTCTACGCATAATATTGGTACATTATCAATCAAACCGATTAAGATAACCGCCTTTGGTCGGTACAGTTGCAAGACAGAAAATGTCAAAGGAATAGCGTGGCATAACATTACAGTGGAGCAACTTT ATACACCAAGTCCGCCCATAATCAATACAATGAAACCAGCACTATTTTCCATCACCACAACCTGGAATATCTCGCTGGACGAGGGTGGAAGCCCTGTATTGGATTACAGAATAATTTTACTGGACATGAACAATCATGTGCTGAGAAATCGAAGTGGAAACACAGAAACGAATTATACTATTCAAAACTTAAAGCACAATACAACCTACATAATATATGTACAAGCAAGAAACGTTGTTGGTTATGGAAAAGCAGTCAACAGAACTGTTTTAACGTTAGCGGCAG ATCCCCCTAGGGTTCTTGCAATCACCGCAGTACCAAGCATGTGGGCAGTTAATATATCATGGAATTCGACGAATGACAATACAGGAATCAAGATACAAGGTCACAGAATAATACTAACAGATACTGTATCAGGGCAACAGCGAGAATTTATCACGGGAAACGTATCAAGCTTATTTGTTACAAAACTTCGTCATAACAGAACTTATCAGGTAACAGTTCAAGCAAGTAACGAAGATGGCTACGGAAGGTTTCAGATGAGGAATTTTACAACACTCCAAGCAG acCCGCCTGGTCCACCTGTGGTAGAAGTCATCCCAAGAGGCCCATTTGCGTTAGCAGTTCGTTGGAATTCTTCAACACAGGATCTTTATAATATCAAAATACTTGACTACATACTGAAAGTATTCGATGGACCGTTTGCTAAACAAATCCACACAGCAATAACTAACACGTCACTGATTGTCAAGAATTTATCCAGAAACAGGACATACGTTATTGAAATACAAGCCAGAAACGAGGTTGGATATGGAGAGGTGGCTAACATCAGTGCAACAACATCTCTAGTCG GCCCACCAGATGCTCCTTCTATAATCAATATCACAGTATATGGGAAAAGCTGTTTCCTCCAATGGGAAACACCGTACAACGGCGAAAGTTCCATCCAGGCATATACAATATCAGTATGGATATTGAAGCgtaataaaaatgaagaaaaatccaAGAAATGGCTAAGACAGTGGAATACGACTAAGACGAATTATAAGATGGATTTGAAATGGGGCGTGAATTACACAATTGCCGTCTCAGCTTGGAACAAATACGGGCAAAGCTTGTACGGAATCGAAGAACACTTAAGCACTGGTACGTTTAATCCAG caACAgaatcaacaaaaacaaagacgaCAGCATCACTGTCAACAAGCTCCGATACAAAACAAG GAAAAGAAACTATGCCATCTACGTCACTGACAAAGACCCCGACCATCAAGAGCG GAATCGGAACAGCAAATACTCGCAATATGGTGAAGAAAGAGTGGGAAATTTCTAACAAAAACAGTTTCACGCATCTTGCCCCTCTATGGATTGTTGTCATAGTCTTCACAATTCCCGCCACATTGTTTATGCTTTGGAAAGCCACACAAAAAT TGAAACTTTGTTGTAAGAAGCCAATCTCACTAACAGGAACAAGACAACTCCCCCA CACTGAAAGCGAATCCTCATCTATAACAATggaggaagtgaaacaaaataag gGAAAAGATTCACAtgagagaataaaaaaaattgtcgaaATGAAGTTGAACCATGGTTATAACGACGACGAGAACGAGCCACATCTTATGAAGCCAATGTCGCAACTGGAGAACAACGTTTACAATCATCTACACCACACATCTTCAAATTCGGGCCTGAATGAGCATAAGTCACTTGCAAATACGAACCAAGTCATCCTTGTTAAGCCAACTAAACGGAGAGATACAGAACCGGAATCTGGCCGAGTTAAAAGAACTCCGAAACATGTCTATTCTCAATTTCCTCACAGCGGCTCGTTTGTTACACGACAATCTACAACTCCGAGAGAATATTCAAACAATACCCCATCCAAGTGCCAGTGGGAAATATCCCGAGACCGTCTTAACCTCCAAAGGATTATATGCCGAGGACAATACGCAGTTTTTAAAAAAGGTTTTGCATTTAATCTTAACAATGACGGCAACTGGGTACCAGTTTCAGTTAAAACGTTGGATTGTAGTTCGG GGGAGATCAATGAACTTCAGCGCAAAGATTTGCTGTCTGAACTTTCTTTGATGGAGAGGCTCCCCCCACACAAACACGTAATACAGTTACTGGCCTGCATAACTGAAAAAG AGCCTCTCTGCATTATAACAGAGTTTGCAACATTTGGAGATCTCTTGGGTTTCTTAAGAAAGAAGCGTGGTGTAGAAGACAACTACTACAATATTGATTACTTGCCAAGAAGAAGCCTTGATTCAAATCAATTGATAAAATTTGCTTCGGACATCGCAGACGGAATGGCTTATCTGCACTCAGCTAAG GTAGTCCATAGGGATCTAGCGGCCAGGAATGTTCTGTTGGACGAAAACCTTACATGCAAAGTAACAAACTTTGGATTAACAAGAGACATTCGAGGACCAGACCTTTACAAGAAAACTCCAGGG GGTCGACTACCAGTAAAATGGACAGCTATTGAATCCTTATTACACGGACTCTACACCTCCAAAAGCGATGT
- the LOC141891997 gene encoding uncharacterized protein LOC141891997 isoform X1, with protein MQFVDIRAKFALWWLFNLFQFSEGRTDFTMKPPRTVYGILNGNVVFHWKFAFGNTNDRLHFHEIVWGVTDRKRISNKYITVLKNGNQIINPALDITLKTRLNATSNISQHECSWKFVLKKAKREDEKITYGSAIDVDGITFRDGPIHIILQIPPAITDHSKPTNDVEEGDDVRLFCKATGDPKPSIEWRKDGVVLQRSNKSTEIWIQKIYLKDSGSYICTALNNAGSVSYSVLVRVLRYRPYIDKNSSSNTVVKSWIGHEIILKCAVDANPAASFTWFQDGRLISRNANSTHNIGTLSIKPIKITAFGRYSCKTENVKGIAWHNITVEQLYTPSPPIINTMKPALFSITTTWNISLDEGGSPVLDYRIILLDMNNHVLRNRSGNTETNYTIQNLKHNTTYIIYVQARNVVGYGKAVNRTVLTLAADPPRVLAITAVPSMWAVNISWNSTNDNTGIKIQGHRIILTDTVSGQQREFITGNVSSLFVTKLRHNRTYQVTVQASNEDGYGRFQMRNFTTLQADPPGPPVVEVIPRGPFALAVRWNSSTQDLYNIKILDYILKVFDGPFAKQIHTAITNTSLIVKNLSRNRTYVIEIQARNEVGYGEVANISATTSLVGPPDAPSIINITVYGKSCFLQWETPYNGESSIQAYTISVWILKRNKNEEKSKKWLRQWNTTKTNYKMDLKWGVNYTIAVSAWNKYGQSLYGIEEHLSTGTFNPATESTKTKTTASLSTSSDTKQVPSFSYSGKETMPSTSLTKTPTIKSGIGTANTRNMVKKEWEISNKNSFTHLAPLWIVVIVFTIPATLFMLWKATQKLKLCCKKPISLTGTRQLPHTESESSSITMEEVKQNKGKDSHERIKKIVEMKLNHGYNDDENEPHLMKPMSQLENNVYNHLHHTSSNSGLNEHKSLANTNQVILVKPTKRRDTEPESGRVKRTPKHVYSQFPHSGSFVTRQSTTPREYSNNTPSKCQWEISRDRLNLQRIICRGQYAVFKKGFAFNLNNDGNWVPVSVKTLDCSSGEINELQRKDLLSELSLMERLPPHKHVIQLLACITEKEPLCIITEFATFGDLLGFLRKKRGVEDNYYNIDYLPRRSLDSNQLIKFASDIADGMAYLHSAKVVHRDLAARNVLLDENLTCKVTNFGLTRDIRGPDLYKKTPGGRLPVKWTAIESLLHGLYTSKSDVWSFGVVLHEIVTIGGSPYPVMESLELIDRLESGYRMEKPHHITDELYSIMLSCWIEDPNMRPSFAQLHTTLGQLATKDKDCIDLRTYKRKLYEKIQTPEDRKQILT; from the exons ATGCAGTTTGTTGACATAAGAGCAAAGTTTGCATTGTGGTGGTTATTCAACCTCTTCCAGTTCAGTGAAGGGC GAACAGACTTCACAATGAAGCCTCCAAGGACAGTTTATGGCATCCTAAATGGGAATGTAGTTTTTCATTGGAAATTTGCGTTTGGTAACACTAACGATCGATTGCACTTTCACGAAATAGTTTGGGGAGTAACAGACAGAAAGAGAATTAGCAACAAATACATCACCGTACTCAAGAACGGAAATCAAATAATTAACCCTGCACTGGACATAACGTTGAAAACCAGGCTAAATGCAACGTCAAATATTTCCCAACACGAATGCAGCTGGAAGTTCGTgttaaaaaaggccaaaagaGAAGACGAGAAAATTACTTACGGTAGTGCGATAGATGTGGATGGGATAACCTTCAGGGATGGACCGATACACATCATACTTCAAA TTCCGCCTGCAATCACAGATCATTCAAAACCGACCAATGATGTTGAAGAAGGTGATGACGTGCGATTATTCTGCAAAGCAACTGGAGATCCTAAGCCTTCCATAGAATGGAGAAAAGACGGCGTAGTTTTACAAAGAAGCAACAAATCAACAGAAATTTGGATACAGAAGATTTATCTAAAAGACAGTGGTAGCTATATTTGCACAGCACTGAACAACGCGGGATCAGTATCCTACAGCGTTCTTGTGAGAGTTTTACGGT ATCGGCCTTACATCgacaaaaattcttcttcaaATACTGTCGTAAAATCCTGGATCGGTCAcgaaattattttaaagtgTGCTGTTGATGCAAATCCTGCTGCTAGTTTTACCTGGTTTCAAGATGGCCGACTGATCTCGAGGAATGCTAACTCTACGCATAATATTGGTACATTATCAATCAAACCGATTAAGATAACCGCCTTTGGTCGGTACAGTTGCAAGACAGAAAATGTCAAAGGAATAGCGTGGCATAACATTACAGTGGAGCAACTTT ATACACCAAGTCCGCCCATAATCAATACAATGAAACCAGCACTATTTTCCATCACCACAACCTGGAATATCTCGCTGGACGAGGGTGGAAGCCCTGTATTGGATTACAGAATAATTTTACTGGACATGAACAATCATGTGCTGAGAAATCGAAGTGGAAACACAGAAACGAATTATACTATTCAAAACTTAAAGCACAATACAACCTACATAATATATGTACAAGCAAGAAACGTTGTTGGTTATGGAAAAGCAGTCAACAGAACTGTTTTAACGTTAGCGGCAG ATCCCCCTAGGGTTCTTGCAATCACCGCAGTACCAAGCATGTGGGCAGTTAATATATCATGGAATTCGACGAATGACAATACAGGAATCAAGATACAAGGTCACAGAATAATACTAACAGATACTGTATCAGGGCAACAGCGAGAATTTATCACGGGAAACGTATCAAGCTTATTTGTTACAAAACTTCGTCATAACAGAACTTATCAGGTAACAGTTCAAGCAAGTAACGAAGATGGCTACGGAAGGTTTCAGATGAGGAATTTTACAACACTCCAAGCAG acCCGCCTGGTCCACCTGTGGTAGAAGTCATCCCAAGAGGCCCATTTGCGTTAGCAGTTCGTTGGAATTCTTCAACACAGGATCTTTATAATATCAAAATACTTGACTACATACTGAAAGTATTCGATGGACCGTTTGCTAAACAAATCCACACAGCAATAACTAACACGTCACTGATTGTCAAGAATTTATCCAGAAACAGGACATACGTTATTGAAATACAAGCCAGAAACGAGGTTGGATATGGAGAGGTGGCTAACATCAGTGCAACAACATCTCTAGTCG GCCCACCAGATGCTCCTTCTATAATCAATATCACAGTATATGGGAAAAGCTGTTTCCTCCAATGGGAAACACCGTACAACGGCGAAAGTTCCATCCAGGCATATACAATATCAGTATGGATATTGAAGCgtaataaaaatgaagaaaaatccaAGAAATGGCTAAGACAGTGGAATACGACTAAGACGAATTATAAGATGGATTTGAAATGGGGCGTGAATTACACAATTGCCGTCTCAGCTTGGAACAAATACGGGCAAAGCTTGTACGGAATCGAAGAACACTTAAGCACTGGTACGTTTAATCCAG caACAgaatcaacaaaaacaaagacgaCAGCATCACTGTCAACAAGCTCCGATACAAAACAAG TGCCCTCGTTCTCATACTCAGGAAAAGAAACTATGCCATCTACGTCACTGACAAAGACCCCGACCATCAAGAGCG GAATCGGAACAGCAAATACTCGCAATATGGTGAAGAAAGAGTGGGAAATTTCTAACAAAAACAGTTTCACGCATCTTGCCCCTCTATGGATTGTTGTCATAGTCTTCACAATTCCCGCCACATTGTTTATGCTTTGGAAAGCCACACAAAAAT TGAAACTTTGTTGTAAGAAGCCAATCTCACTAACAGGAACAAGACAACTCCCCCA CACTGAAAGCGAATCCTCATCTATAACAATggaggaagtgaaacaaaataag gGAAAAGATTCACAtgagagaataaaaaaaattgtcgaaATGAAGTTGAACCATGGTTATAACGACGACGAGAACGAGCCACATCTTATGAAGCCAATGTCGCAACTGGAGAACAACGTTTACAATCATCTACACCACACATCTTCAAATTCGGGCCTGAATGAGCATAAGTCACTTGCAAATACGAACCAAGTCATCCTTGTTAAGCCAACTAAACGGAGAGATACAGAACCGGAATCTGGCCGAGTTAAAAGAACTCCGAAACATGTCTATTCTCAATTTCCTCACAGCGGCTCGTTTGTTACACGACAATCTACAACTCCGAGAGAATATTCAAACAATACCCCATCCAAGTGCCAGTGGGAAATATCCCGAGACCGTCTTAACCTCCAAAGGATTATATGCCGAGGACAATACGCAGTTTTTAAAAAAGGTTTTGCATTTAATCTTAACAATGACGGCAACTGGGTACCAGTTTCAGTTAAAACGTTGGATTGTAGTTCGG GGGAGATCAATGAACTTCAGCGCAAAGATTTGCTGTCTGAACTTTCTTTGATGGAGAGGCTCCCCCCACACAAACACGTAATACAGTTACTGGCCTGCATAACTGAAAAAG AGCCTCTCTGCATTATAACAGAGTTTGCAACATTTGGAGATCTCTTGGGTTTCTTAAGAAAGAAGCGTGGTGTAGAAGACAACTACTACAATATTGATTACTTGCCAAGAAGAAGCCTTGATTCAAATCAATTGATAAAATTTGCTTCGGACATCGCAGACGGAATGGCTTATCTGCACTCAGCTAAG GTAGTCCATAGGGATCTAGCGGCCAGGAATGTTCTGTTGGACGAAAACCTTACATGCAAAGTAACAAACTTTGGATTAACAAGAGACATTCGAGGACCAGACCTTTACAAGAAAACTCCAGGG GGTCGACTACCAGTAAAATGGACAGCTATTGAATCCTTATTACACGGACTCTACACCTCCAAAAGCGATGT